Part of the Spirochaetia bacterium 38H-sp genome, TCCACAACAACATTTTACAATAAAATAAAAAAATTAAAAGCAAAAAAATTATAATTTTAATCGAACGGAGTCCCTGCAGCCTGAATAGTAAAATAAAATCAAGATGCAGGGACTCCTGCCTCCGGCATATACAGGGACAATGACCCATTTCATGCTATCTCCGCCTACTTGAAACTAAAAACACTCGGATATAATAATTTAAAAATAAACACAAATGCAGAGGACAAAATGCTAGGGACAATAATATCTCATACGATACTTGACTCTTTTATAACAAAACTTATAGCCGCAAGCATACTTGGCGGACTTATAGGAATAGAAAGAGATATACACGGACGAGCAGCCGGTCTTAGAACAAACCTGCTTGTAAGTCTAGGAGCTGCAGTATTTGTCATTATCTCCATAAAACTGCCGGAGAACATAAACGGAACATATCAGGGAGATCCGGGCAGGCTTGCCGCCCAAATAATAACTGGAATAGGATTTCTTGGAGCAGGTGCAATAATAAAATCAGGACTCACCATACGCGGCCTTACAACAGCAGCAAGCCTATGGCTTACAGCAGCTATAGGCATGTGCGTAGGTGCAGGCTATTATGATATAGCACTGCTAGCTACACTTCTTGGACTATTCTCCCTCGTATTTCTAAACAAACTTGAGAACCTATACTCCAAAGACTATTACAGAGAACTAAGGATAGAAATGCCACAGGAGCAGGACTTATCAAAAATCATAGAAATCATAAAAAGAAAATCCATAAAAATACTTTTTATGGACATAGAAAGAAACTATAAGGAAAACACAGTAAATCTGATATTCTTTATACGCATAAGACATACCACAGACACAGATAAACTGGCACACCATATAATAGCAGACATAGAAAACACAGGCATAAGCCTAAATGCTCTCTCATGGAAGCATAAATAACAGTTTCTCCACAAAAAAACTTCCTGATATCAGTGCGTCAGCATCAAGCAAAAACAACAGAGGCATAACCCACAAAAGAATCGGAGGGATAGACATCACAACTTTGTCTGTAGGCCAGAAGCCTGCCGGAAGACACACCACAGAGTCTAGCATACTCTGCAGCCAGTACAGCACCCCCTGCAGAACAGGCAGCAAGATTGGAGTTGGCAAGGCCTATGGCAGTATCCACATCAAGACTTATAAGTGCATCTATGAAAGCTCTATCATTCTCATCTCTCACCCATTTTTTTGCGGCATCCCCTTTGCCAACAGGAGAAAAACCATACTGAGGCCCATAGTGTGTAAGGTCAGTAGAACCTATTACACACAAGGTAATAGACGATTTTTGGGCATAATCGTATAACAGACGAGCAAGCTTTTTTACAACAGAAGAATCCGGCGGACAACGCAAGCCCACAACACGGGCATCCGGTTGACACAAACGCACAATAGGGAGCTGAATCTCCACTGTATTATCAGGAAATTTATCATACACAGCACTCATATCATGCATAATCCTTGCAATAAGCTCAGACTCTGTCCTGATATTCCCCAATGGGGTTTCTATCTCTTCCTCAGTTATACACATAACAGGTGATTCAGGCGCAAGATGACCTCCAGCCACAACTATCACATCAGCTTCCCTTAGAGAAGATATCCCCATATATGCAAGCTCACCGGAAAAAAACCATCCGGCATGGGGGACAACAACAGAAAAAGCAGAATCAATATCAGAGCTTTTCCAGTAAGAAACTTGTGACTGTATCCCGTCTTGAGTATCAGGATACCAACCGGCAGGAAGCATCCTTTTTCTCAGCATAAAATACCCCCTATTTTTATTATACAAAAAAGGTACAATGCGGTCTATAAAAACATAAGAGTAACACAATAAAGGAATAATAAGATAATACAGACATGGGATTGCTCCTTTATACGGGTTGCCGTAGGCAGCAGGGAACGCGTATGCGTTCCCTGCGTTCGGTTTTATGTTTTGTATTGACTTTGTTTCTTTTGGATTATATTATTTAAATGTTTAAACAAATCAGGAGGTCATATGTCTTCCTTAGATGAGGCAATTGAGGCTTTTGAGTCGATGTTTGCAAGCAAGAAACGTCTTATGGCGCGTTTCCTGTTTAAAGAAAATCTTTATCCAGGGCAGCACAGGCTTCTTTTCTTTCTTCATCACAACCAACCTGCCAATCAGTCCTCAATTGCTCAGGCACTCATGGTATCGCCTGCAAGTGTTACGGTTGTCCTACGCCGCATGGAGAAGGCAGGGCTTGTGAGCAGGGTTACTGATAAGGGGGACAGAAGAAGGCAACTGGTCCGCCTTACAGATAAAGGAGAGGAGATTGTAGCCACTGCTATTTCTGGGCTCAGAAAGTTTTATGCAGAATGCTTTAAGGGTTTTTCCAATGAGGAGATAGATGCTGCAAAGAGGGTCTTTGAAAAAATCAGAAATAATATAGATAGCTTTACGGATGAGGTTTGAGATGCGTTTTATTTTTTCTTTTTTGCGTAAATACTGGGTTTTTGCACTGGGGTCCCTGGTTTTTATGGGTATTGAGGTTGCTGTCAACCTTGCCCAACCTGCTATCATGGCAACGATTGTGGACAAGGGTATTGTTCCTGGCGATATGGCCACGGTTATAAGACTTGGTCTATGGCTTTTTGGGATTGTACTGATAGGAGTTGCAGGCGGTATTGCCTGCAGTCTAACGGCTGATATCGCTGCCACAAGAGTTGCAAGAGATGTTAGGGAGAAGCTATACCGCTCCATGCTTGGTCTGTCCATGTCCAGAGAATTTGATTTTTCCGCAGGTTCTCTTATCACAAGGCTGACATCAGATGTGACACAGATTCAGACACTGATACATATGATGCTTCGTATGATGATAAGAGCGCCTCTTCTTGCAGTAGGCGGACTTATTATGGCTATGATACTTAGTCCCGCTCTTACGGCTATTATGTTGGCAGCAATTGTGGTGCTTGGTATCGTAATTGCCGTTCTTATCCGCCGTGGTGTACCGTTCTTCTCGCTCGCACAAAAAACAACAGATGAGCTCAACACTGTAATAAGAGAAAACTTGGACGGCGTCAGAGTTGTAAGAGCCTTTGTACGCGCCGACTTTGAGATAGAACGCTTTAAACAAAAAAATACTATCTTGCGCGATGTTATGAGCAAGGCATCAAAGATGCTGGGTATGGCCTTTCCCCTCATATTTCTAATAATGAACCTTGCAATAGTACTAGTCCTTTACGCGGGAGGATACCTCGTTTATACAGGCAGCATGGAAGTAGGCACAATAATAGCCCTCACCAACTACCTTATGCAAATCCTGTTTGCTCTAATGATGATAGGCTTCTTTTTTATGACATTTTCACGCACACAGGCATCAATAAAGAGAATATCCGAGCTTATGGACGCAGAAAAAGAAGCTCTCTCCTTCTCATCACAGCCTGCACTACGGAGAAACAAAGGTGCAAACCTGTCAATCAGAAACATCAGCGTTAGATACAACAAAAAAGAAGAAGCCGCACTGACAGACATATCCTGTGACATAGAAGCAGGACAGAGACTTGGCATAATAGGCTCAACAGGCGCAGGAAAATCCACACTACTTGCAGCCCTAATCCGACTCATAGACCCATGCTCAGGAGAAATACTCATAGACGGCAAAAGACATACAGATATGGACATAGACAACCTGCGGGCACTATTTGCAGTAGTCTTTCAGCGCCCGGTACTCTTTGCTGGAACAATACGCGAAAACCTCATGTGGGGACTGCCTCATGCCGACGAAAGCGCACTTGTAAAAGCACTTACAGACGCACAAGCAATAGACTTTGTGAGCAAAATGCCTGGCGGACTTGACGCACACATAGAACAAGGCGGAACCAACCTATCCGGAGGACAAAAACAACGCATAGCAATAGCACGCGCACTCATAAGACACCCTGCAATACTCATGCTTGATGACGCGACAAGTGCACTAGACATGGAGACAGAAGCCCAACTATTACAAGCACTCAAAAACTACAATTCCACAGTCCTAATGGTAGCCCAGAAAGTAACAAGCATAATGGACGCAGACAAGATACTCGTCATAGACAAAGGCAGAACAGCAGGAGTAGGAACACACCAACAGCTCATAAAAACATGCGACGTATATAAAGAAATATGCCAAACACAATTGGAAGGAATAATAAAATAACAACATAAACCGAACGCGGCTTGCCGCACACATGTGGCAAGCCGCTGCCTTAGGCAAAACCACTGGAGAAACAATAAAAACACAGGAAGAAAGCATGAACCAGACAAACAACACATATAAAAGACAACAACCCGCACCACCACAGATAGCAGGACGAGGTCCAGGTGCACATATGCGAGGCATACAGCCACCACCAATAGAAAACCCTTCAAAAACCATAAAAAAACTGTGGCAATACCTTAAACCATATAAAAAAACGCTTATAACAGTATTTGCAGCAGTAACAATATCCACAATACTGGGACTCATAGCCCCCCTATACCTAAAGAAAGCAATAGACACAATCACGACAATAAAAACAACAGGCAGCATGCACAGCGTACTTACAGCCATAATAACAATGGCAAGCCTATACCTAATATCAGCCCTGCTGACATGGATACAGATATCAGGAAGCATAAAAGCCGCACAAGGAGCACTATACAACATACGAGAAAAAAGCTTTAGAAAACTGCACAGACTCCCCATCCCCTATCTGGATAGAACACCTCACGGAGACATAATGAGTCGCTTTACCAACGACGTTGATACACTCACAACAGCATTTACACAGACACTCACACAACTATTCTCCAACATACTTATGCTGACAGGCTCAATAATAATGATGTTACTGCTATCCCCCATACTAACACTCCTCACAATGATAATCATACCACTTGCAATACTTGCAACAAAAATCATAGCAACAACAAGCAGAAAACAATTTAGAAGGCAGCAGGAAACAATAGGAAAACTCAACAGCATAGTAGAAGAAAGCGCAGGAGGACTCAGAGAAATAAAAGCATTTGGCAAAGAAAGAGAACTTCTGGATAATTTTATAAAAACAAACAATAACTATGCGGACGCAGCATTTAAAGCTATGTTTGTATCAAGCATACTCCCCCCGATAATGAACGCAATAAACGGACTCTCCTTTGCAATAATAGCAACAGCAGGAGGCTACCTTGCAATAAAAGGCATACTAACAGTAGGCATAGTGGCAGCCTTTCTCACATACTCACGCCAATTCTCCAGACCAATAAACGAAATAGCAAACCAGTTTACAATGATACAGAGCGCAATAGCAGGAGCAGAAAGAATCTTTCAGTTACAAGAAGAAACAGAAGAAAAAGAAAAGCAAAATGCACTAACAAAATTCTCCGCAGAAGGCAAATTAAAACTAAGTAAAGTAAACTTCTCATACATACCAGAAAAAAAAGTTCTCACGGACATAGATCTTACAGCAGAAGCCGGAGAGAAAATAGCAATAGTAGGCCCCACCGGAGCAGGAAAAACAACAATAGTCAACCTCCTTATGAGATTCTATACACCCCAAGAAGGAAAAATAGAACTGGACAGTACAGACATAGAGAACATAACACGTGCAGCACTGAGAAAGAACATAGGCATGGTACTGCAAGACACATACCTCTTCTCAGGCACAATAGCGGACAACATACGCTACGCAAAACCCAATGCAGATATGGACCAGGTAATCCGCGCAGCAAAACTTGCGGAAGCGGACAGCTTTATAAGACACCTGCCAGACGGATACAACACACAGCTTACTGACTCTGGAGCAAGCCTCAGTCAGGGCCAAAGACAGCTTATAACAATAGCTCGTGCAATACTTGCAGACCCTGCAATCCTTATACTTGACGAAGCAACAAGCAACGTAGATACAAGAACAGAAACACACATCCAGAAAGCACTCAAAACACTATTAAAAGGCAGAACAAGCCTTGTAATAGCACATAGACTTGGCACAATCCGCGATGCAGACAAAATATGCGTTATAGAAAACGGCAGAATAATAGAACAAGGCTCACACGAGGAACTCATGCAAAAGCAAGGAGCATATTACAGACTCTATCAAAACCATTATAAAAAACAAGAACAGGCAATATAAAACGCAAAAAAGGAAAACATACAGCACATAAAAAAGCAGGAAGGTAAGCAACCTTCCTGCCGTATTCCATATATATGCTAACAAATACAAATTAAGATTTAATACAAGCTATTTATCTCAGACCCTGATGAGATGCAAAGCAAAGCCCCCTACTTCCTTATCCAGATAAATCAGTTTAAGCCTGCCATTCTCTGTTCTGGCAGTCTCTTGCACTCCTTTAAAACCATATTGTGCAAGATATTCCAGAGCCCTCTCTACATTAAAGCATCCTATGGCAATATGCCCGTTAGCACCACGTAAAGGACTCTTCATCACCTCAAAGACAGAACCGGCAAAAATAGAAGCAGAACCCTCATTGACCGGAAATCCCATAACAGAGAGAATAGAAGCAGTCTCTCTTGCTTGGTCCGCATTCTCCTGGTTTATACCCATATGGACAAAGGAGAAACCCTGCAGCTTTAACCTAGCCTCACGACACAGAGCAGCTATCTGCTCCCACTGCTCATTATCAATAAGATCAGACTTAACCATCCAAGAACCGCCTATGGCAAGCACAGAATCCAGACGGGCATAGTCAGCAAGATTATTGGCATTAATACCACCAGTAGGAACAAACTTTACAGAACCAAAAGGAGCAGAAAGAGCCTTGAGCATAGAAGCTCCTCCATAATTCTCTGCAGGAAAAAATTTAAAAACATCCAACCCCAAAGAAAGTCCCTGCTCTATCAGAGAGGGATTGTTTATTCCCGGCAGTACAGGCACATCATTTTCCAGACACCACTCCACTGTCTTCTGATTAAAACCGGGAGAAACTATAAAAGACGCTCCGGCAGCAACTGCCTTTTTTGCAAGCTCAGGACTGATTACAGTACCTGCTCCTACAATAAGATCAGGAAGCTCCTCTCTCATCCTTCTGATTGCTTCCTCTGCAGCATCGGTGCGGAAAGTAACCTCTGCTACAGGAATACCACCTGAAATAAGAGCCTTCCCCAAGGGAACAGCATGAGAAGGATTATTGATTTTTATAACAGGAACAAGACCGATTTTACCAATCTTCTGCAACATATCATTCATACCTATAACCTCCGTTAAAAGGAACTATAACATATTAAAAATAAAAAATGAACCCATGTTTCAAAAAATATTTTTTTTTCTTCTAATTGCATAATCCGCATAATCTATAACTCCTCCATCACAACCTCGGTCTCCTCTATTTTTTTCTCATCGACAGAAGAAATATTTTTACGTCTAATCAATATAAGAACCGCCACAATCGCACTCACTCCCACCATCATATTACTTATAAGCATAGCAATACCAAGCCCTTCTGTCTTTAGACTGGTATAGTGCTGCATATACCAAAGCGGAGGAATACGAAAGACAAATAATCTCAAAAGATTAAGCAACATAGCAACCCTGGTATAGCCAAAACCAAACAAAAGCCCCATAACAGAGCTGGAAACAGCCAACAAAAGCGAAGTATAGCGCTCATAATTATACACCTTTGCAATCTCCAGAGCAAAAGCAGGATCACCCTTAGAAAAGAGATGAATAATAGAATCCTTATAAATACTCATAATAATAAAAAACATCACTCCCAAGATTACATTAATAGTACAAGTTATAGTAAAAGCCTTAAATGCACGCTTGGGATTATTATTCCCCAAATTCTGACTTATAATAGTTGTCTCAGCTTCCTGAAAACCAATCGTAGGCATAGTCGCAAGCCCAACTATCCTGTTGGATACCCCAAGCGCACCAATAGCCATACCACCATAAGCAGCACTCATACTGTTAACAACAACCTTCCCATAATGAAATATAAACTTACTCAGAAAAATGGGAATAGATATAATAAAAATCTCACGAACATCCTCCAGCAATATCCCAGATCTGCGACACGAACGTATAATATGACCACCTTCTCTCTTAAAAAAACCTCCAGCCGCAAAGATAAAGACAAAACTCTCAGCTATAATAGATGCAACAGATAAGAAAACAGGTCCCAAATACAGAACCTTGATAAAAAACAAGCTCAACATCAATCTGCTGACAAGTATCAACAGATTCCAATAAAAAATCTTCTTGGTATTTCCCCTGGCTCGCTCTATTGCAAAATAGAAAGTATTTATAAAAACAAAGATAAGACCAATAAGTTCCAACCTGAAAATAGCAGTACCCAAACCGGTAAGCTCATCTGGCATCTTAAATACTTTTAATACCCAGGGAGCAAACGGTAACACAAGGAAAACAATTATAACAATAAGCAGTAAAATAAGAATAAAAACGGTACCTATAAGACGTTGCTCTTTTACAGCATCGCCCGCCCCATTAGCCCTTGCTATCAGCACACCACCACCAAGGCCCAGTCCCAAACTAAAAGTTGTGAGAAGAGTCTGTATCTGAGATATAAAAGAAACGATAGAAACTACATCTGCTCCCATTGAAGCAGCAATAAGGATATCAAAAAAATTAAATATCTGCTTAATGCCATTATAGAACACAAGAGGCAAACCTATATAGAATACAACCTTCCATAAATTTTCATTAAGTATAAACTCCCGGTTACTGATCTTTCTATCAATACGATTATTCTTTAGTATAGCCTTGGAATTATTCATAAAAAGAGATATATAAAAAAAAAAGAAAAAAGACTGTGCATCTATTGTCAAAAATAGAAAAAAATATTCAAATATTATCATGCTTCCAGTCTCTGTTAAGATAGAAGACGAAACATGCAATATTCGCTTTATAAAAAACCCCCATGCCATCACAAATAAAAAACGACACTTTCACGAGTCATGGGAAATACTATACGTTGCCTCAGGGTCCAGAACTTTTTTCCATCAGAGAGCTACATATAAAATGAACCAGGGCTCCATAGCACTCATCCCTCCGGGAATATTACATAGAAGCATAAACGACAGTAGAGAAAGCTGCGAATTATACGCAATATATATAATAGATCAAAACGACCACCGTTTTTCATCTCTTTTCCCTATACTTGTATACTGGGCAGAAGAATACGAACCTGTATTACAATTTGACAATAAAACACGCTATCAAATAGAAGCACTTCTAAGCTCTATAGGAACAGAATTATTAAAAAAAGAACAATGGTATACAGAGGCTGTGTGGAGTCACCTCACAATACTCATAGCCAACATCTGCAGATACGCGGCAGAAAAACAAGGGACCCAACAACAACCTATGGATTCGCGCGTCACAAAAATAATAGAATGGCTTAACACACACTATCATGAGAAAATAAATCTTATACGAGCAGCCAAAGAAGTAGCAATAAGTCCAGCATATCTATCAAAACTCTTTCATAAAGTTACCAAAGTTAATTTTCAGGAATATCTTTCTTACATACGCATTCAACATGCCTGTAAAATGCTTGCAACGACCAGAGAACCAGTATACAACATTGCAGAGAAATGCGGATTTGGCAGTGTGACACAATTTGGCAGAGTATTCTTATCCTTTACAGGAGAAAAACCGATGGAATACAGAAAAAGGACTAACCAGCACTACTCCTAATAAAAAAACAATATAAAATTATACCGAACGGGAGGCTGAGCCAAAAAAGGCAGGAAAACATGCAGCCTCCCTGCCTCAGGCAAATATCAGCACAAAATTCAGAAATGAATAGCCCAACCCTCAGCCATACGCGCAGCTTCCATAACAGCCTCTGACAACGTAGGATGAGCATGAACCATCTCAGCTACATCAGAAAGAAGAAGCTCACTCTTTTTTGCAAGAAGCAACTCATGCACAAGCTCAGTAGCATCGGGACCCACTATATGTGCACCAAGAATCTCACTGGTATCATCATCAAAAACAAGCTTTACAAACCCCTCCACATCAGAAATAGCAACAGCTTTACCAACCCCGCGGAAAGGGAAAACAACAGAAGAAGCACTTATTCCCTGCCTTTTTGCCTCATCCGTAGTAAGACCAAAACCGGCAACCTGAGGCTCACAATACACAGCATAAGGAATCTCATCTGCAGCAAGAAGTTTTTCGTGAGCCTTCCCGGCAATATGAGAGACAGCGATCTCTCCCTCCTTGGAAGCAACATGGGCAAGAAGCGGAGAAGAAATAACATCACCTATAGCATAAACAGAATCGCAAGAAGTCTTATAATAATCACCAACTCTGACAAAGCCTTTTTCATCAAGCTCAACACCAATTTTATCAAGCCCAAGGCCAGAAGTATTGGGACGCCTACCTACGGAAACAAGAAGTCTCTCTGCAGAAAGCTCTTTCTTACCCTCAGAGGACTCAACAGAAAGAACAACCCCTTCTCCTGAGCAGTCAAGAGATAATGCCCTGGTAGAAGTCATAAACTCCACACCCCTCTTACCAAGCTCTTTGACAACATGTGCAGAAACCTCAGAATCCGTAAAAGGTAGTACCCTGTCAAGCATCTCTACAACAGTAACCTTGACACCAAAGGAACTCATAATATAAGCAAACTCCATCCCTATAGCTCCGGCACCAAGAATAAGCATAGTCTCGGGAAGAGAATCGGACATAATTGCATCATCAGAAGAAAAAACCTTTTTACCGTCAGGCTCAAATCCGGGAATGAGCACAGGAGAAGAACCCGTTGCAATAATAATCTTATCCGCAGTATAAGATTTGCCATCAACATCAACCGTATGAGCATCGGAAAACACAGCACTCCCTGTTATAACATCTACCTTATTCTTTTTAAGAAGATACTCAACGCCCTTATTAAGCCTCATTGCAACCTTGCGAGAATAATCAAAAACCTTTTTATAATCAAAACCTGAGGTATCAACAGAAACCCCTATAGAAGAAAGCTCCGACACAGCAGAACCATAAAGCCCTGCCATATGAATAAGTGCCTTAGAAGGAATACATCCTTTATTGAGACATACTCCACCAACTTTATCCTTCTCTACAACAGCAGCCTTCAAACCAAGCTGAGAAGCCCTTATTGCAGCAACATAGCCGCCAGGCCCAGCACCTATGACAAGAACATCATACATATACGACATAAACCCTCCTAAAATAAAAACAACAATCAAAAAATACTAAATACAGCAACACTCAGCAAGCAAAGCACAAAAAAACAATCGCAGAAAACCAAACAATAATATAAAAGATATCAACTACAAAGACCTGCAAGCTCCAGGCTTTTTTCCCATAGTTCTATTGCAGCATCACGATCAACAGCCGGTGGGGCAGGTTCTTCCAATGTAGTGTAGTTAAAGAATTTTCCATTTATATTGACAACATCAGGGGAAACACCGAGATAATACAGAGCTTCTGCTGACAACTCAGGAGAAGAAGAAAATCTGTCGATAAAATTGCGCTTATACCACTTATAAAACCTGCTATTTCCATGTCCAGAGTTGGTAACAACCATACCGGGGTGCATAGCATTTATAACAACAGAAGAACCCTCAAAATATTCTGCAAATATCAACATGGACAAAAGTTGAGCTGTTTTTGCAGCCCCATAAGCCTTAAGACCGCTATACCTTCTCTTTTCCCAGAAAAGGTCATCCATGTCCAACCCCCATGGAGCAAACCTATGCCCCTCCGAGCTTACAAAAATTATCCTGCAATCTCCCTGTTCTCTCAGCCTTTCCTTTAAAATAAAATTGATGATAAAAGAAGAGAGATAATTGACAACAAAGGTTGTCTCCATATTATCCTGAGTCATAGCC contains:
- a CDS encoding MgtC/SapB family protein codes for the protein MLGTIISHTILDSFITKLIAASILGGLIGIERDIHGRAAGLRTNLLVSLGAAVFVIISIKLPENINGTYQGDPGRLAAQIITGIGFLGAGAIIKSGLTIRGLTTAASLWLTAAIGMCVGAGYYDIALLATLLGLFSLVFLNKLENLYSKDYYRELRIEMPQEQDLSKIIEIIKRKSIKILFMDIERNYKENTVNLIFFIRIRHTTDTDKLAHHIIADIENTGISLNALSWKHK
- the amrB gene encoding AmmeMemoRadiSam system protein B; this translates as MLRKRMLPAGWYPDTQDGIQSQVSYWKSSDIDSAFSVVVPHAGWFFSGELAYMGISSLREADVIVVAGGHLAPESPVMCITEEEIETPLGNIRTESELIARIMHDMSAVYDKFPDNTVEIQLPIVRLCQPDARVVGLRCPPDSSVVKKLARLLYDYAQKSSITLCVIGSTDLTHYGPQYGFSPVGKGDAAKKWVRDENDRAFIDALISLDVDTAIGLANSNLAACSAGGAVLAAEYARLCGVSSGRLLAYRQSCDVYPSDSFVGYASVVFA
- a CDS encoding MarR family transcriptional regulator codes for the protein MSSLDEAIEAFESMFASKKRLMARFLFKENLYPGQHRLLFFLHHNQPANQSSIAQALMVSPASVTVVLRRMEKAGLVSRVTDKGDRRRQLVRLTDKGEEIVATAISGLRKFYAECFKGFSNEEIDAAKRVFEKIRNNIDSFTDEV
- a CDS encoding ABC transporter ATP-binding protein, which gives rise to MRFEMRFIFSFLRKYWVFALGSLVFMGIEVAVNLAQPAIMATIVDKGIVPGDMATVIRLGLWLFGIVLIGVAGGIACSLTADIAATRVARDVREKLYRSMLGLSMSREFDFSAGSLITRLTSDVTQIQTLIHMMLRMMIRAPLLAVGGLIMAMILSPALTAIMLAAIVVLGIVIAVLIRRGVPFFSLAQKTTDELNTVIRENLDGVRVVRAFVRADFEIERFKQKNTILRDVMSKASKMLGMAFPLIFLIMNLAIVLVLYAGGYLVYTGSMEVGTIIALTNYLMQILFALMMIGFFFMTFSRTQASIKRISELMDAEKEALSFSSQPALRRNKGANLSIRNISVRYNKKEEAALTDISCDIEAGQRLGIIGSTGAGKSTLLAALIRLIDPCSGEILIDGKRHTDMDIDNLRALFAVVFQRPVLFAGTIRENLMWGLPHADESALVKALTDAQAIDFVSKMPGGLDAHIEQGGTNLSGGQKQRIAIARALIRHPAILMLDDATSALDMETEAQLLQALKNYNSTVLMVAQKVTSIMDADKILVIDKGRTAGVGTHQQLIKTCDVYKEICQTQLEGIIK
- a CDS encoding ABC transporter ATP-binding protein gives rise to the protein MNQTNNTYKRQQPAPPQIAGRGPGAHMRGIQPPPIENPSKTIKKLWQYLKPYKKTLITVFAAVTISTILGLIAPLYLKKAIDTITTIKTTGSMHSVLTAIITMASLYLISALLTWIQISGSIKAAQGALYNIREKSFRKLHRLPIPYLDRTPHGDIMSRFTNDVDTLTTAFTQTLTQLFSNILMLTGSIIMMLLLSPILTLLTMIIIPLAILATKIIATTSRKQFRRQQETIGKLNSIVEESAGGLREIKAFGKERELLDNFIKTNNNYADAAFKAMFVSSILPPIMNAINGLSFAIIATAGGYLAIKGILTVGIVAAFLTYSRQFSRPINEIANQFTMIQSAIAGAERIFQLQEETEEKEKQNALTKFSAEGKLKLSKVNFSYIPEKKVLTDIDLTAEAGEKIAIVGPTGAGKTTIVNLLMRFYTPQEGKIELDSTDIENITRAALRKNIGMVLQDTYLFSGTIADNIRYAKPNADMDQVIRAAKLAEADSFIRHLPDGYNTQLTDSGASLSQGQRQLITIARAILADPAILILDEATSNVDTRTETHIQKALKTLLKGRTSLVIAHRLGTIRDADKICVIENGRIIEQGSHEELMQKQGAYYRLYQNHYKKQEQAI
- a CDS encoding bifunctional 4-hydroxy-2-oxoglutarate aldolase/2-dehydro-3-deoxy-phosphogluconate aldolase, with the protein product MNDMLQKIGKIGLVPVIKINNPSHAVPLGKALISGGIPVAEVTFRTDAAEEAIRRMREELPDLIVGAGTVISPELAKKAVAAGASFIVSPGFNQKTVEWCLENDVPVLPGINNPSLIEQGLSLGLDVFKFFPAENYGGASMLKALSAPFGSVKFVPTGGINANNLADYARLDSVLAIGGSWMVKSDLIDNEQWEQIAALCREARLKLQGFSFVHMGINQENADQARETASILSVMGFPVNEGSASIFAGSVFEVMKSPLRGANGHIAIGCFNVERALEYLAQYGFKGVQETARTENGRLKLIYLDKEVGGFALHLIRV
- a CDS encoding MATE family efflux transporter, whose translation is MNNSKAILKNNRIDRKISNREFILNENLWKVVFYIGLPLVFYNGIKQIFNFFDILIAASMGADVVSIVSFISQIQTLLTTFSLGLGLGGGVLIARANGAGDAVKEQRLIGTVFILILLLIVIIVFLVLPFAPWVLKVFKMPDELTGLGTAIFRLELIGLIFVFINTFYFAIERARGNTKKIFYWNLLILVSRLMLSLFFIKVLYLGPVFLSVASIIAESFVFIFAAGGFFKREGGHIIRSCRRSGILLEDVREIFIISIPIFLSKFIFHYGKVVVNSMSAAYGGMAIGALGVSNRIVGLATMPTIGFQEAETTIISQNLGNNNPKRAFKAFTITCTINVILGVMFFIIMSIYKDSIIHLFSKGDPAFALEIAKVYNYERYTSLLLAVSSSVMGLLFGFGYTRVAMLLNLLRLFVFRIPPLWYMQHYTSLKTEGLGIAMLISNMMVGVSAIVAVLILIRRKNISSVDEKKIEETEVVMEEL
- a CDS encoding AraC family transcriptional regulator yields the protein MLPVSVKIEDETCNIRFIKNPHAITNKKRHFHESWEILYVASGSRTFFHQRATYKMNQGSIALIPPGILHRSINDSRESCELYAIYIIDQNDHRFSSLFPILVYWAEEYEPVLQFDNKTRYQIEALLSSIGTELLKKEQWYTEAVWSHLTILIANICRYAAEKQGTQQQPMDSRVTKIIEWLNTHYHEKINLIRAAKEVAISPAYLSKLFHKVTKVNFQEYLSYIRIQHACKMLATTREPVYNIAEKCGFGSVTQFGRVFLSFTGEKPMEYRKRTNQHYS
- the lpdA gene encoding dihydrolipoyl dehydrogenase yields the protein MSYMYDVLVIGAGPGGYVAAIRASQLGLKAAVVEKDKVGGVCLNKGCIPSKALIHMAGLYGSAVSELSSIGVSVDTSGFDYKKVFDYSRKVAMRLNKGVEYLLKKNKVDVITGSAVFSDAHTVDVDGKSYTADKIIIATGSSPVLIPGFEPDGKKVFSSDDAIMSDSLPETMLILGAGAIGMEFAYIMSSFGVKVTVVEMLDRVLPFTDSEVSAHVVKELGKRGVEFMTSTRALSLDCSGEGVVLSVESSEGKKELSAERLLVSVGRRPNTSGLGLDKIGVELDEKGFVRVGDYYKTSCDSVYAIGDVISSPLLAHVASKEGEIAVSHIAGKAHEKLLAADEIPYAVYCEPQVAGFGLTTDEAKRQGISASSVVFPFRGVGKAVAISDVEGFVKLVFDDDTSEILGAHIVGPDATELVHELLLAKKSELLLSDVAEMVHAHPTLSEAVMEAARMAEGWAIHF